The following proteins are co-located in the Flavobacterium sp. CECT 9288 genome:
- a CDS encoding exopolyphosphatase — MKNKIQTATALVVFMFVNNMIAQSNKDLYAGIEIGSKGVKVSVLDVDNIKRGNYEVKKFWTENVGIAKGISINGNLGEEEILKTIKVVKENLKTIETEFKVPSENVFLIGSSGVAMAKNHKDLIGRMKAETGKDLDFIDASQEGKMLMKGLIPPNKYKNSLVLDIGGGNTKGGYVDVSAMEEFVFFPVSLNYGSITLTEIVNKKTKSEEISDYNSKSFEYMPELRAQTTAMFNSKPKAMDKSSVYFSGGAVWAFFTLSMNKTDENFCEFTMDDVISYDVVIKNNYARYKQMAATDKEIERVLNTYSQKHLISGNNILITLLENIPDVKNKKLYFSKEGQIAWLVSYIADRSKRVKKIM; from the coding sequence ATGAAGAATAAAATACAAACAGCAACTGCCTTAGTTGTATTCATGTTCGTAAACAACATGATTGCTCAATCCAACAAAGATTTATATGCAGGTATAGAAATTGGGAGTAAGGGAGTAAAGGTTTCTGTTTTAGATGTAGATAACATCAAGAGAGGAAATTATGAAGTAAAAAAGTTTTGGACAGAAAACGTAGGTATTGCAAAAGGCATTTCTATTAATGGAAATCTTGGAGAAGAAGAAATTCTTAAAACGATCAAAGTAGTTAAAGAAAACCTAAAAACAATAGAAACCGAATTCAAAGTACCAAGCGAAAATGTTTTCTTAATAGGTTCATCTGGAGTTGCAATGGCAAAAAACCACAAGGACTTAATAGGTCGAATGAAAGCCGAAACAGGAAAAGACTTGGATTTTATTGATGCAAGCCAAGAAGGAAAGATGTTAATGAAAGGATTAATTCCACCTAACAAATACAAGAATTCATTGGTATTAGATATAGGAGGAGGAAATACAAAAGGAGGTTACGTAGATGTATCTGCCATGGAAGAATTTGTATTTTTCCCTGTAAGCTTAAATTACGGTTCTATCACACTAACTGAAATTGTAAACAAAAAAACAAAATCAGAGGAAATAAGCGATTATAATTCAAAATCTTTTGAATATATGCCTGAGTTACGTGCACAAACAACAGCAATGTTTAATTCTAAGCCAAAAGCTATGGACAAAAGTTCTGTCTATTTTTCTGGTGGTGCCGTTTGGGCTTTCTTTACTCTAAGCATGAACAAAACAGATGAAAATTTTTGCGAGTTTACCATGGATGATGTTATTAGTTACGATGTTGTTATCAAAAACAATTACGCCCGATACAAGCAAATGGCAGCTACTGACAAAGAAATAGAAAGAGTACTGAATACATACTCACAAAAACACCTCATTTCTGGAAATAATATTTTAATAACGCTACTAGAAAACATTCCAGATGTAAAAAATAAAAAATTATATTTCAGTAAAGAAGGACAAATAGCTTGGCTTGTTTCCTACATAGCAGATAGATCAAAGAGAGTTAAGAAAATAATGTAA
- the atpD gene encoding F0F1 ATP synthase subunit beta: MSKVIGKVAQIIGPVVDVVFNGKDVELPKIYDSLEITKKDGTLLVLEVQSHIGENTVRTISMDSTDGLSRGYEVVGTGNPIQMPIGADVYGRLFNVIGDAIDGLPELPKTGENGMSIHRQAPKFEDLSTSSEVLFTGIKVIDLIEPYSKGGKIGLFGGAGVGKTVLIQELINNIAKGHGGLSVFAGVGERTREGNDLLREMLESGIIKYGDEFMHSMENGGWDLSKVDLPGMRESKATFVFGQMNEPPGARARVALSGLSIAEYFRDGAGTDQGKDVLFFVDNIFRFTQAGSEVSALLGRMPSAVGYQPTLATEMGAMQERITSTNKGSITSVQAVYVPADDLTDPAPATTFAHLDATTVLSRKIAELGIYPAVDPLDSTSRILTPQILGDEHYDCAQRVKEILQKYKQLQDIIAILGMEELSEEDKLAVSRARRVQRFLSQPFHVAEQFTGLKGVLVDIKDTIKGFNMIIDGELDHLPESAFNLKGTIEEAIEAGEKMLAEA; encoded by the coding sequence ATGTCGAAAGTAATAGGAAAAGTTGCCCAGATCATTGGACCAGTAGTTGACGTAGTTTTCAACGGTAAGGATGTTGAACTTCCAAAAATTTATGATTCGTTAGAAATCACAAAAAAAGATGGTACTTTATTAGTACTTGAAGTACAATCTCACATTGGTGAAAACACGGTTCGTACCATTTCGATGGACTCAACAGATGGTTTGAGTAGAGGTTATGAAGTAGTTGGAACAGGAAATCCTATCCAAATGCCAATTGGAGCAGATGTTTACGGACGTTTGTTTAACGTAATTGGTGACGCTATTGACGGTTTGCCAGAATTACCTAAAACAGGTGAAAACGGAATGTCAATTCACCGTCAAGCACCTAAATTCGAAGACTTATCAACTTCTTCTGAAGTTTTATTCACAGGTATCAAAGTAATTGATTTGATTGAGCCTTACTCAAAAGGGGGTAAAATTGGATTGTTTGGTGGAGCTGGTGTTGGTAAAACAGTATTGATTCAGGAGTTGATTAACAATATTGCAAAAGGTCACGGTGGACTTTCGGTATTCGCAGGAGTAGGAGAAAGAACACGTGAGGGGAATGACTTGCTTCGTGAGATGTTAGAGTCAGGAATTATAAAATATGGTGATGAGTTCATGCACTCTATGGAAAATGGAGGATGGGATTTATCAAAAGTAGATTTGCCAGGAATGAGAGAGTCTAAAGCTACTTTCGTTTTCGGACAAATGAATGAGCCTCCAGGAGCTCGTGCTCGTGTGGCCCTTTCTGGATTATCTATCGCTGAGTATTTCCGTGATGGAGCAGGAACTGATCAAGGTAAAGATGTATTGTTCTTTGTGGATAACATCTTCCGTTTTACTCAAGCGGGTTCTGAAGTATCGGCACTTTTAGGTCGTATGCCATCTGCGGTAGGATACCAACCAACATTAGCTACAGAAATGGGAGCGATGCAAGAGCGTATCACATCTACTAATAAAGGTTCTATTACATCTGTACAAGCGGTTTACGTTCCTGCGGATGACTTAACTGACCCGGCTCCAGCAACGACTTTTGCTCACTTAGATGCAACAACTGTATTGTCTCGTAAAATTGCTGAGTTAGGTATTTATCCTGCGGTTGATCCATTGGATTCAACTTCAAGAATCCTTACTCCTCAAATCTTAGGTGATGAGCATTATGATTGCGCACAAAGAGTAAAAGAAATTTTACAAAAATATAAGCAATTACAAGATATCATTGCGATCCTTGGTATGGAAGAGTTATCTGAAGAAGATAAGTTAGCCGTTTCAAGAGCTCGTCGTGTACAACGTTTCTTATCTCAACCTTTCCACGTTGCTGAGCAATTTACAGGGTTAAAAGGTGTTTTAGTTGATATCAAAGATACTATCAAAGGTTTTAATATGATTATTGATGGTGAATTAGATCACTTACCAGAATCAGCATTCAACCTTAAAGGGACTATTGAAGAGGCTATAGAAGCTGGAGAGAAAATGTTAGCGGAAGCATAA
- a CDS encoding F0F1 ATP synthase subunit epsilon, with protein MLLEIVSPEAKLFSAEVTSVALPGVDGSFQILNNHAPIVSILEKGLVKITASNFKFAKEVAAKFTMVDSQNYTLEINSGTIEMKDNKVIVLVD; from the coding sequence ATGTTATTAGAAATAGTTTCACCAGAAGCAAAATTGTTCTCAGCAGAAGTTACTTCGGTAGCTTTACCAGGTGTTGATGGTAGTTTTCAAATATTGAATAATCACGCTCCAATAGTTTCTATTTTAGAAAAAGGACTTGTAAAAATTACAGCTTCAAATTTCAAATTTGCCAAAGAAGTTGCTGCTAAATTTACTATGGTTGATTCTCAAAACTATACTTTGGAAATTAACTCGGGTACCATTGAAATGAAAGACAATAAAGTAATTGTTTTAGTTGATTAA
- a CDS encoding SGNH/GDSL hydrolase family protein, whose amino-acid sequence MIKNFKWLLFASLAFVACNNEDEVVIDANSSNGEALTAGTAVVTKYVALGDSYAAGFSDNALFIEGQKGSYANIIAQQFALVGGGEFKTPLMADNLGGLLLGGNPILGVRLFFDTTPPPPLTSPTPLPVSGRPSTEVTTKLTGPFSNLGVPGAKSYHLVAPGYGNVAGVASGAANPYFARFATSASATVVADAVAQDPTFFSLWIGGNDVLGYATSGGSGRNQTGNMNPATYASNDITDPTVFAGAYNNIVNAMTAKGAKGVVANLPYVTALPYFTTVPFNPLTASVLGRGNVAVGTATIQGLNLQLYGPLKQALTAFGAGSRIELLSTTAANPLLIMDESLPNLSAQLTAAFTPTLGAQTAAFYGQVFGQARQATREDLVVLTAQSAIAAAPTAANSGLGFAPSAPLNAFGVTFPMRDVHVLTKAEVAEVKVATDAYNATIKSIADSKGLAFVELKSVTDQLANGGIVYNNYRVTSAFVTGGMFSLDGVHPSPRGYAIIANLFTDAINAKFGSNFKNKDVSLYRILYPETL is encoded by the coding sequence ATGATAAAAAATTTCAAATGGCTATTATTTGCTTCGCTAGCATTTGTAGCGTGTAATAATGAGGATGAAGTTGTAATAGACGCTAATTCTTCAAATGGAGAAGCCTTGACTGCTGGTACTGCGGTGGTTACTAAATATGTAGCGCTTGGAGATTCTTATGCCGCAGGTTTTAGTGATAATGCTTTATTTATTGAAGGACAAAAAGGTTCCTATGCTAACATTATAGCGCAGCAGTTTGCATTAGTAGGTGGTGGGGAATTTAAGACTCCTTTAATGGCTGATAATCTTGGAGGTCTCCTTTTGGGAGGAAATCCTATACTAGGAGTGCGGTTGTTTTTTGATACAACGCCACCTCCGCCTTTAACATCTCCAACGCCATTGCCTGTTTCGGGAAGACCTTCAACAGAAGTTACTACAAAACTTACAGGTCCTTTTAGTAACTTGGGTGTTCCAGGTGCAAAAAGTTATCATTTAGTAGCACCTGGATATGGTAATGTGGCTGGTGTAGCTTCGGGTGCTGCAAATCCATACTTCGCTCGATTTGCTACATCAGCTTCGGCAACGGTTGTTGCTGATGCAGTTGCTCAAGATCCTACTTTTTTCTCATTGTGGATTGGTGGTAATGATGTGCTCGGGTATGCTACTTCTGGAGGTTCAGGAAGAAATCAAACCGGTAACATGAATCCTGCAACTTATGCAAGTAATGATATCACTGATCCAACTGTTTTTGCAGGCGCTTACAATAACATCGTGAATGCAATGACTGCAAAGGGAGCAAAAGGTGTTGTGGCAAATTTACCTTATGTAACGGCTTTGCCGTATTTTACAACAGTTCCTTTTAATCCATTGACTGCATCAGTTTTAGGTCGTGGAAATGTTGCTGTTGGAACTGCTACTATTCAAGGTTTGAATCTACAATTATACGGGCCATTAAAACAAGCTTTAACTGCATTTGGTGCTGGATCCAGGATAGAATTATTGTCTACTACTGCTGCAAACCCTTTGCTGATAATGGATGAGAGTCTTCCAAATCTTTCTGCACAATTAACTGCTGCGTTTACACCTACTTTAGGAGCTCAAACTGCAGCGTTCTACGGGCAAGTTTTTGGTCAAGCTAGACAGGCTACAAGAGAAGATCTTGTGGTACTTACAGCTCAGTCTGCAATTGCTGCTGCTCCAACAGCTGCAAATTCTGGACTTGGTTTTGCGCCATCTGCGCCTTTAAATGCTTTTGGTGTAACGTTTCCAATGCGAGATGTTCATGTATTAACAAAAGCAGAAGTTGCAGAGGTTAAGGTTGCTACCGATGCATACAATGCTACTATTAAATCTATTGCTGATTCAAAAGGTTTGGCATTTGTAGAGCTAAAATCAGTAACGGATCAGTTGGCAAATGGAGGAATAGTATATAATAATTACCGAGTAACTTCGGCCTTTGTAACAGGTGGTATGTTTTCTTTAGATGGTGTTCATCCAAGTCCAAGAGGATATGCAATTATAGCTAATTTGTTTACAGATGCTATAAATGCAAAATTCGGTTCAAATTTCAAAAACAAAGATGTAAGTTTGTATCGTATTTTATATCCAGAAACTCTATAA
- the bioA gene encoding adenosylmethionine--8-amino-7-oxononanoate transaminase, translating into MTLTERDQKHLWHPYTQHKTAAVPIAIKRGKGALLWDENDKEYIDAIASWWVNPYGHSNTFIADAIYKQLTTLEHVLFGGFTHEPAIVLGEKLLEILPNNQQKVFFSDNGSTAVEVGIKVALQYFFNKGEQRTTIVAFENAFHGDTFAAMAASGISFYTQAFEGMFIDVVRIPVPVPGKEEESYQALREHLKNNKCAAFIFEPLVQGAAGMVMYEPETLDVLLQICNESQVLTIADEVMTGFGKTGKNFAMDYVVTKPDIMCLSKALTGGTIPMAITTFTQDIFEAFYDDDINKALFHGHTFTANPTGCAAALASLELLNTPEMQANLVRVNQNHLDFQSKIKGHSKVTTTRVLGTIFALEIKKEGKASYYGSLRNKLYDFFIENGVILRPVGNIVYILPPYIISDEQLQKIYQVVEDVLEIV; encoded by the coding sequence ATGACATTAACTGAAAGAGACCAAAAACATCTTTGGCACCCTTATACACAACATAAAACGGCAGCCGTTCCTATTGCAATCAAAAGAGGTAAAGGAGCTTTACTTTGGGACGAAAATGATAAAGAATACATCGATGCCATTGCCTCATGGTGGGTGAATCCTTATGGACATAGCAATACATTTATTGCCGATGCTATTTACAAGCAATTAACAACTCTGGAACATGTTCTTTTTGGAGGTTTTACACATGAACCTGCCATTGTTTTAGGGGAGAAATTACTTGAGATTTTACCTAATAACCAACAAAAAGTATTCTTTTCTGATAACGGCTCTACTGCTGTTGAAGTTGGTATCAAAGTAGCGTTGCAATATTTTTTTAACAAAGGAGAGCAACGTACTACGATCGTTGCATTTGAAAATGCGTTTCATGGTGATACTTTTGCAGCGATGGCTGCTAGCGGAATTTCATTTTACACTCAAGCATTTGAAGGAATGTTTATTGATGTAGTGAGAATTCCTGTGCCCGTTCCCGGAAAAGAGGAAGAAAGTTACCAAGCTTTACGCGAGCATCTAAAAAATAACAAGTGTGCCGCTTTTATCTTTGAACCTTTAGTGCAAGGTGCTGCGGGAATGGTGATGTATGAACCGGAAACACTAGATGTTTTGTTGCAAATTTGTAATGAAAGCCAGGTTTTGACCATTGCTGATGAAGTCATGACTGGTTTTGGAAAAACAGGTAAAAACTTCGCGATGGATTATGTGGTAACAAAACCAGATATCATGTGCTTGTCTAAGGCGCTTACTGGCGGTACCATTCCTATGGCAATAACAACTTTTACACAAGATATTTTTGAAGCTTTTTATGATGATGATATTAATAAGGCCTTGTTTCACGGACACACCTTTACAGCAAATCCCACGGGTTGTGCTGCTGCTCTAGCAAGTTTAGAGTTGTTAAATACTCCCGAGATGCAAGCTAATTTGGTTCGGGTGAATCAAAATCATTTGGATTTTCAAAGTAAAATCAAGGGGCACTCTAAGGTAACAACTACGCGAGTCTTGGGAACTATATTTGCTTTAGAAATCAAAAAAGAGGGTAAAGCTAGTTACTATGGCTCATTGCGAAACAAACTATATGATTTTTTTATCGAAAATGGTGTGATTTTAAGACCTGTTGGGAACATTGTTTATATTTTACCTCCATACATCATCAGTGATGAACAGTTGCAAAAAATTTATCAAGTAGTCGAAGACGTCCTAGAAATAGTATAA
- a CDS encoding regulatory protein RecX: MKEVFSIKEAIKKIEHYCVYQERCHDEVVQKLRTMKMDTDEIDTIIVKLIQDNFLNESRFACSFARGKHRIKFWGKNRIVNELKFRNIGQYNINLALKEISTEEYLDTFEKIATRNWESIKETNLQKKRKKFCDYLLRKGFESNLIYEKAKELEAQ; this comes from the coding sequence ATGAAAGAAGTATTCTCTATAAAGGAAGCTATTAAAAAAATAGAGCATTATTGCGTTTATCAAGAACGATGCCACGACGAAGTAGTTCAAAAACTACGAACCATGAAAATGGATACTGATGAAATAGACACCATCATTGTCAAACTTATACAGGATAATTTCTTGAATGAGAGTCGGTTTGCTTGCAGTTTTGCTAGAGGAAAGCATCGAATTAAATTTTGGGGAAAAAACAGAATTGTGAACGAACTTAAATTCCGAAACATTGGTCAATACAACATCAATCTAGCGCTAAAAGAAATATCAACTGAGGAGTATTTAGATACTTTTGAAAAAATAGCCACACGAAACTGGGAAAGCATCAAAGAAACTAATCTTCAAAAAAAGCGAAAGAAATTCTGCGATTATTTACTCAGAAAAGGATTTGAAAGTAACTTGATTTATGAAAAAGCAAAAGAATTAGAGGCTCAATAA
- a CDS encoding TraB/GumN family protein, with the protein MKNVIRRSLSALAMLLISQVSISQNNKKAAIPENENSLLWEISGNGNAKPSYLYGTVHMICNDDYFLTDKTKKALNNADNLFLEIDLNDPNEMAYLQKSAMGAEPLSKKLTAQQLADLDSILKEKTGMTVQQVDNFSLFTVISLITMKSFGCTNLKFYEMELSSIAKAANKKLGGLETGEAQMQFMGKAYNDDQMIAMLKESKLEDTQKMVQSYKNENLVELYSQITNPKFLNENSKKWLLEERNTNWVEKMPSLMKDKSSFFAVGAGHLLGEKGVINLLKKAGYTVKPILN; encoded by the coding sequence ATGAAAAACGTAATTAGAAGATCATTATCTGCTCTTGCAATGCTTTTAATATCGCAAGTAAGTATATCGCAAAACAATAAAAAAGCAGCAATTCCAGAAAATGAAAACTCATTATTATGGGAGATTTCAGGTAACGGAAATGCAAAACCGTCTTATCTTTATGGTACAGTACACATGATTTGCAATGATGATTATTTTCTTACGGATAAAACAAAAAAAGCGTTAAATAATGCCGATAACTTGTTTCTTGAAATTGATTTGAATGATCCTAATGAAATGGCTTATTTGCAAAAATCGGCAATGGGTGCAGAGCCTTTAAGCAAAAAACTTACAGCTCAACAACTTGCAGACTTGGATTCTATCTTGAAAGAAAAAACAGGTATGACTGTTCAACAGGTAGATAATTTTAGTTTGTTTACTGTAATAAGTTTGATTACCATGAAATCTTTTGGGTGTACCAATTTGAAATTTTATGAGATGGAACTATCAAGTATTGCTAAAGCGGCGAATAAAAAATTAGGAGGATTAGAAACGGGTGAGGCGCAAATGCAATTCATGGGTAAAGCCTATAATGATGACCAAATGATTGCTATGTTAAAGGAATCAAAACTTGAAGATACCCAGAAAATGGTTCAGTCTTATAAAAATGAAAATTTAGTAGAATTGTACAGCCAAATTACAAACCCTAAATTCCTAAACGAAAACTCAAAAAAATGGTTGCTTGAAGAACGCAATACCAATTGGGTTGAGAAAATGCCGAGTCTTATGAAAGATAAAAGTTCATTCTTTGCAGTAGGAGCAGGACATTTGTTAGGTGAAAAAGGAGTGATCAACTTGCTAAAAAAAGCCGGATATACCGTAAAGCCGATATTGAACTAA
- a CDS encoding 8-amino-7-oxononanoate synthase gives MKKIPEHLSQKLEIRKEQNALRTLPTLRREVDFSSNDYLGFSQSEIIFNETHQYLITNEIIQNGATGSRLISGNHKLYKTTEEYISRFHQSEAALLFNSGYDANLGFFGSVPQKGDLILYDELSHASIRDGIQLSRAKAYKFNHNDFEDLEKLILRNPNTVIYIVTESVFSMDGDCPNLEELILVATKHNCYVVIDEAHALGVFGDKGEGYVQMLGLQDYVFARIMTYGKGLGCHGAAILGSQSLRDYLVNFARSFIYTTGLSPHAVASILIAYGYLKQDSNSILKLRKNIVSFNQQKNLLGLKPLFVRSKSAIQSAIIPGNEKVKAIAGQLQEKGFDVKAILSPTVPEGQERLRFCLHSYNSTQEISAVMHCIYSLL, from the coding sequence ATGAAAAAAATTCCAGAGCATTTATCTCAAAAACTTGAAATTAGAAAAGAGCAAAATGCCTTGCGCACATTACCCACGCTGCGAAGAGAAGTTGATTTTTCATCAAATGATTACTTAGGGTTTTCACAATCAGAAATAATTTTTAACGAGACGCATCAGTATTTAATTACCAACGAAATCATTCAAAACGGCGCAACGGGATCTAGATTGATTTCTGGAAATCACAAGCTTTATAAGACAACCGAGGAGTACATTTCTAGATTTCATCAATCAGAAGCGGCATTACTTTTCAATTCAGGTTATGATGCTAATCTTGGTTTTTTTGGTTCGGTACCGCAAAAAGGAGATTTAATTCTATACGATGAGTTGAGCCATGCCTCCATACGTGATGGGATTCAATTATCAAGAGCCAAGGCCTATAAATTCAATCATAATGATTTTGAAGATTTAGAAAAATTAATTCTACGAAATCCTAATACAGTTATTTACATTGTCACAGAATCGGTTTTTTCTATGGATGGGGATTGTCCTAATCTTGAAGAATTAATTTTGGTTGCAACCAAACACAATTGTTACGTAGTAATTGATGAAGCACATGCATTAGGTGTTTTTGGGGATAAAGGAGAAGGTTATGTGCAAATGCTTGGTTTGCAAGATTATGTTTTTGCAAGGATAATGACTTATGGTAAAGGTTTGGGTTGTCACGGTGCTGCTATTTTAGGATCGCAAAGTTTACGGGATTATTTAGTAAATTTTGCCCGAAGTTTTATTTACACTACAGGACTTTCGCCGCATGCTGTTGCTTCTATCTTAATTGCTTATGGGTATTTAAAACAGGATTCAAATTCAATTTTAAAATTGAGAAAAAATATCGTTTCATTCAATCAACAAAAGAACTTGTTAGGATTAAAACCTCTTTTTGTTCGTAGTAAATCAGCAATACAATCTGCTATTATTCCTGGTAATGAAAAAGTAAAAGCTATTGCAGGTCAATTGCAAGAAAAGGGTTTTGACGTAAAAGCGATTCTTTCCCCTACGGTGCCAGAGGGACAAGAGCGTCTTCGTTTTTGTTTACACAGTTATAATTCTACTCAAGAAATTTCGGCTGTGATGCATTGTATCTACTCACTTTTATAA
- a CDS encoding beta-ketoacyl synthase N-terminal-like domain-containing protein, whose amino-acid sequence MSQIISITALSSVSPLGNSPKIIWENYLKEQHCFVNKVIDKTPAFVAPLDSVSAAKVEQLKQSDIKYKFLDNSVLYAIEASRNAIQQAGWGENDVFGINIGSSRGATDLFEKHHQEYLETGKAQTLASPTTTLGNISSWVAHDLQSTGPEISHSITCSTALHAVLNGVAWLRSGMVDKFLVGGSEAPLTDFTIAQMKALKIYSRSNELYPNRALDLDKTQNTMILGEGAGVCCLEMGKKENALAYIEGIGYATEILEHNISISAEAVCFQKSMAMALKDTALSDVDVIVMHAPGTIKGDLTEYKAIQKVFGESLPLVTTNKWKIGHTFGASGILSMEFAILMMQHNTFVGVPFAKAQKQKRPVKKVLVNAVGFGGNAVSVLLSL is encoded by the coding sequence TTGTCACAAATTATATCCATTACAGCGCTTTCGTCAGTTTCCCCGTTAGGGAATAGTCCTAAAATAATATGGGAGAATTATCTAAAGGAGCAACATTGTTTTGTAAATAAAGTAATTGATAAAACACCAGCGTTTGTAGCGCCTTTGGATAGCGTTTCGGCGGCTAAAGTGGAACAATTAAAACAGTCTGATATAAAATATAAATTCCTTGATAATTCAGTTTTATATGCTATTGAGGCTTCTCGTAACGCAATACAGCAAGCGGGCTGGGGTGAAAATGATGTATTCGGAATCAATATTGGTTCATCACGTGGTGCAACTGATTTATTTGAAAAACACCATCAAGAATACTTAGAAACAGGAAAGGCGCAAACACTAGCATCACCAACCACTACTTTGGGTAATATTTCTTCGTGGGTAGCACATGATTTGCAAAGTACAGGACCTGAAATTTCCCACTCCATCACTTGCTCTACTGCTTTGCACGCTGTTTTAAATGGTGTAGCATGGCTGAGATCAGGAATGGTTGATAAATTTTTGGTTGGAGGTAGTGAAGCTCCATTGACTGATTTTACAATTGCGCAAATGAAAGCATTGAAGATTTATTCCAGATCTAATGAGTTGTACCCAAACCGCGCTTTAGATTTGGATAAAACACAAAACACCATGATTCTAGGTGAAGGTGCAGGAGTTTGTTGTCTGGAAATGGGTAAGAAAGAAAACGCATTAGCATACATTGAGGGAATTGGCTATGCCACTGAAATTTTAGAGCATAATATTTCCATTTCTGCTGAAGCTGTTTGCTTTCAAAAATCGATGGCTATGGCTTTAAAAGATACTGCATTATCAGATGTTGATGTAATTGTCATGCATGCACCAGGAACCATAAAAGGTGATTTGACAGAGTATAAAGCAATCCAAAAAGTCTTTGGCGAAAGCCTGCCATTAGTAACTACTAATAAATGGAAAATCGGTCATACGTTTGGTGCTTCAGGAATTCTAAGCATGGAGTTTGCCATATTAATGATGCAGCACAATACGTTTGTGGGAGTTCCTTTTGCGAAAGCGCAGAAACAAAAAAGACCCGTAAAAAAAGTTTTAGTGAATGCAGTAGGTTTTGGCGGTAATGCGGTAAGTGTTTTATTGAGCCTCTAA
- a CDS encoding GNAT family N-acetyltransferase, translating to MKNIQLQRASTSKELQEIITLQQQNVSNAISAEEKKKEGFVTLRHTFELLEQMNNACPHCIAKANDTVIGYALVMKPSFKDTIEALEPLFDEIQNLVPQHKNYLIMGQICISKEYRGLGIFRKLYHFYKEELSYQYDCLITEVASINTRSLTAHQAVGFRTLKTYQEQDITWHIMIWDWA from the coding sequence ATGAAAAATATTCAACTTCAAAGAGCATCAACTTCAAAAGAATTACAAGAAATTATCACCCTACAACAGCAAAATGTATCCAATGCCATATCTGCAGAGGAGAAAAAGAAAGAGGGTTTTGTTACTCTTCGGCATACTTTTGAATTATTAGAACAAATGAATAATGCCTGTCCGCATTGTATTGCTAAAGCAAATGATACTGTAATAGGTTATGCACTTGTGATGAAACCAAGTTTTAAAGACACTATTGAAGCTTTAGAGCCCCTGTTTGATGAAATTCAAAACCTAGTACCACAACATAAAAACTATCTCATAATGGGACAAATATGCATTTCAAAAGAATACCGAGGATTAGGTATCTTTAGAAAACTGTACCATTTTTACAAAGAGGAATTGAGTTATCAGTATGACTGTCTTATTACCGAAGTAGCGTCCATAAATACGAGATCGTTAACCGCACATCAAGCTGTGGGATTTAGAACCTTAAAAACATATCAGGAACAAGACATTACTTGGCATATCATGATTTGGGATTGGGCATAA
- the bioD gene encoding dethiobiotin synthase, giving the protein MKLFITGIGTDVGKTIAAAIITEALEADYWKPIQAGDLDHSDSHKVKSFLSNSITRLHPNAYDLKTPASPHYAAACDGVVIDLQKIVEPKTDNHLVVEGAGGVFVPINDTDCVIDLIQSDYKVIVVSRHYLGSINHTLLTIEALQNRKIEVAGILFSGDENNATETIILSKTGLNCIGRIEQEPYFDQNVIKEYADMFREKLLSL; this is encoded by the coding sequence ATGAAACTATTTATAACAGGAATAGGAACCGATGTAGGTAAAACTATTGCAGCTGCTATTATTACAGAGGCGCTTGAGGCCGATTATTGGAAGCCTATTCAAGCCGGTGATTTAGACCATTCAGACAGTCATAAAGTGAAATCCTTTCTGTCAAATTCTATAACAAGACTTCACCCCAATGCTTATGACTTAAAAACTCCAGCAAGTCCGCATTATGCCGCAGCTTGTGATGGTGTTGTCATTGATTTACAAAAAATAGTGGAACCAAAAACTGACAATCACCTTGTGGTAGAAGGTGCAGGTGGTGTATTTGTACCAATAAATGATACAGATTGTGTGATAGATTTGATTCAATCTGACTATAAAGTCATTGTAGTTTCTAGACACTATCTGGGGAGTATCAATCACACATTATTAACGATTGAGGCGCTTCAGAACAGGAAAATTGAAGTGGCGGGAATTCTTTTTTCGGGTGATGAAAATAATGCTACCGAAACCATTATCCTTTCTAAAACAGGTTTAAACTGTATTGGCAGAATTGAACAAGAACCTTATTTTGATCAAAATGTAATTAAAGAATACGCTGATATGTTCAGGGAAAAGCTATTGAGTTTGTAA